A genome region from Streptomyces pratensis includes the following:
- a CDS encoding 3-oxoacyl-ACP reductase, translating to MADRYLHFTGTAPGRFLTRRLGLPQPAPLRRWTLETPSLDGPLLHLTAGSSAHPGTLGPVLSTTGLKVTGQAERPVAVVLDATGVTTVAGLSDVHAALHPVVRSLAGGGRVVVLGTTPSPDDHHQAAAQQALEGFVRSLGKEIGRGATAQLLRLAPGANAASAESTLRFLLSPRSAYVSGQVVELTADAPGEVADWAAPLSGRTAVVTGAARGIGASVASVLARDGAQVICLDVPQAQEELARTAARLGAAALPLDITAPDAAGLIAAAVPDGLDILVHNAGITRDRRLANMPADRWSSVIDVNLDSVLRTTDALVESGTLRRGGRIVATASIAGIAGNNGQTNYAASKAGIIGLVRSLAPRAAARHGITVNAVAPGFIETKMTAAVPLFIREAGRRMNSLSQGGLPVDVAETTAWFAQPASGAVNGQIVRVCGQSLLGA from the coding sequence ATGGCCGACCGCTATCTGCACTTCACCGGCACCGCACCCGGCCGATTCCTGACCCGCAGGCTCGGCCTGCCGCAGCCCGCGCCCCTGCGCCGCTGGACACTGGAAACCCCGTCCCTCGACGGGCCGTTGCTCCACCTCACCGCAGGCAGCTCCGCCCACCCCGGCACGCTCGGCCCGGTACTCTCCACGACCGGCCTGAAGGTCACCGGTCAGGCCGAACGCCCGGTCGCCGTCGTTCTCGACGCCACCGGCGTCACCACGGTCGCGGGCCTCTCCGACGTACACGCCGCTCTCCACCCCGTCGTACGGTCGCTGGCCGGCGGCGGCCGTGTCGTCGTCCTCGGCACGACGCCGTCCCCCGACGACCACCACCAGGCAGCGGCCCAGCAGGCCCTCGAAGGATTCGTGCGCTCGCTCGGCAAGGAGATCGGCCGGGGCGCCACCGCGCAGCTGCTGCGGCTCGCCCCCGGGGCGAACGCCGCCTCGGCCGAGTCCACGCTCCGCTTCCTGCTGTCCCCCCGCTCCGCCTACGTCAGCGGCCAGGTCGTCGAACTCACCGCCGACGCACCCGGCGAGGTCGCCGACTGGGCGGCGCCGCTCTCCGGGCGCACCGCGGTGGTCACCGGTGCGGCACGCGGCATCGGGGCGTCCGTCGCCTCCGTCCTCGCGAGGGACGGCGCGCAGGTGATCTGCCTGGACGTCCCGCAGGCCCAGGAGGAACTCGCCCGCACCGCCGCACGCCTCGGCGCCGCCGCCCTGCCGCTGGACATCACCGCACCCGATGCCGCCGGCCTCATCGCAGCAGCCGTCCCCGACGGCCTCGACATCCTCGTGCACAACGCGGGCATCACCCGGGACCGGCGCCTCGCGAACATGCCGGCCGACCGCTGGTCCTCGGTCATCGACGTCAACCTGGACAGCGTCCTGCGCACCACGGACGCCCTCGTCGAATCGGGCACCCTCCGCCGCGGCGGCCGTATCGTCGCCACCGCGTCCATCGCCGGGATCGCGGGCAACAACGGCCAGACCAACTACGCGGCCAGCAAGGCGGGTATCATCGGACTCGTCCGCTCCCTGGCCCCACGCGCCGCCGCCCGGCACGGCATCACGGTCAACGCCGTCGCACCCGGCTTCATCGAGACGAAGATGACGGCCGCCGTGCCCCTCTTCATCCGCGAGGCCGGACGCCGGATGAATTCCCTTTCCCAGGGCGGGCTCCCCGTGGACGTCGCCGAGACCACCGCCTGGTTCGCCCAGCCCGCGTCCGGCGCGGTCAACGGCCAGATCGTCCGGGTATGCGGCCAGAGCCTGCTGGGGGCGTGA
- a CDS encoding MaoC/PaaZ C-terminal domain-containing protein, with product MDDLVLSLVRGAVTSPFKRPGHAGTTPPAGRAVVPPGRIAPGPLAAYSRICGFAESGPLPLTYPHVLGFPAAMRLMTARGFPLPVLGLVHTWIEITGHRALHPTDQLELTVYADELNPHRRGTEVTMVTEARISGELAWESRSGYLSRHAPGTTDAPSRHTPGTTDAPPRPPAAPPELPAVTEWRLPADLGRRYGAASGDRNPIHLHPVTARLFGFPRHIAHGMWTVARSLAEAGGAAGEPGRIRTVRADFKAPVLLPSTVTYATDGTAFEVRGGSRVHLTGGVTREG from the coding sequence ATGGACGACCTGGTCCTGTCCCTCGTCCGCGGAGCCGTCACCTCGCCGTTCAAGCGGCCGGGTCACGCAGGCACCACACCGCCCGCCGGCCGCGCGGTGGTCCCGCCCGGCCGCATCGCCCCCGGCCCCCTGGCCGCGTACAGCAGGATCTGCGGCTTCGCCGAATCGGGCCCGCTGCCGCTCACCTACCCGCACGTGCTGGGCTTCCCGGCAGCCATGCGCCTGATGACCGCCCGCGGCTTCCCGCTGCCGGTGCTGGGGCTGGTCCACACCTGGATCGAGATCACCGGGCACCGCGCGCTGCACCCCACGGACCAGCTCGAACTCACGGTGTACGCCGACGAACTGAACCCCCATCGCCGCGGCACCGAGGTCACGATGGTCACCGAGGCCAGGATCTCGGGCGAGCTCGCCTGGGAATCACGGAGCGGCTACCTGTCCCGGCACGCACCCGGCACCACCGACGCACCGTCCCGGCACACACCCGGCACCACCGACGCACCGCCCCGTCCCCCGGCCGCACCACCGGAGTTGCCCGCCGTGACCGAGTGGCGGCTGCCCGCCGACCTGGGCCGCCGGTACGGAGCCGCTTCGGGCGACCGGAATCCCATCCACCTGCACCCCGTGACGGCACGGCTGTTCGGCTTCCCCCGTCACATCGCGCACGGCATGTGGACCGTCGCCCGCAGCCTGGCCGAGGCCGGCGGCGCAGCGGGTGAACCGGGCCGCATCCGCACCGTCCGCGCGGACTTCAAGGCACCGGTCCTGCTTCCCTCCACAGTCACGTACGCCACCGACGGCACCGCCTTCGAGGTCCGCGGCGGCAGCCGCGTCCACCTCACCGGCGGCGTGACCCGGGAGGGCTGA
- a CDS encoding TetR/AcrR family transcriptional regulator, whose protein sequence is MPRAVREQQMMDAAVRTFAQRGYRAASMDEIAELAGVSKPLVYLYLNSKEELFTACIRRESKALVEAVQAGVEPGIPADAQLWSGLRAFFTHTADNPDGWAVLHQQASSHGEPFVSEVGALRKEIVAFVTGLIGAAAREAHRDPALPDRDVAGLAQALVGAAEALAGWANVTPGVSAKEAATTLMNFSWAGLENLMHGRGWQSRGD, encoded by the coding sequence ATGCCGCGCGCGGTGCGTGAGCAGCAGATGATGGACGCCGCCGTGCGGACGTTCGCTCAGCGTGGCTACCGGGCTGCCTCGATGGACGAGATCGCGGAACTGGCCGGTGTGTCCAAGCCCTTGGTCTACCTGTACCTGAATTCCAAGGAGGAGCTCTTCACCGCGTGCATCCGCCGTGAGTCGAAAGCCCTGGTGGAGGCGGTGCAGGCGGGGGTGGAGCCGGGGATTCCGGCTGACGCGCAACTGTGGTCGGGGCTGCGTGCGTTCTTCACGCACACCGCGGACAACCCGGACGGCTGGGCCGTGCTGCACCAGCAGGCGAGCTCGCACGGGGAGCCGTTCGTCAGCGAGGTGGGGGCGCTGCGGAAGGAGATCGTTGCGTTCGTGACCGGTCTGATCGGTGCGGCGGCGCGTGAGGCCCACCGTGATCCCGCGTTGCCCGACCGGGATGTGGCGGGGCTGGCGCAGGCTCTGGTGGGGGCGGCGGAGGCGCTCGCCGGCTGGGCGAACGTCACTCCCGGCGTCTCGGCGAAGGAGGCCGCCACCACTTTGATGAACTTCTCCTGGGCGGGGCTGGAGAACCTCATGCACGGGCGCGGCTGGCAGTCCCGGGGGGACTGA
- a CDS encoding alpha/beta hydrolase family protein — translation MTIRLRRRTAVAALAVMAVLATPAVSAQALSAPAPAASTTTTAEQPRPTGPYAVGVDVLHLTDHSRADPWVPESGDRELMVSVHHPARAGGSGASAPYMSTKEAEALLAGLGLRGDAPALLSSLATHARPDAAAARGRFPLVLLSPGFGNPRATLTSLAEDLASRGYVVASVDHAYESLGTAFPGGRIPTCAACDAVEAAPDDAAELEVLKTVSTGRAADLSFVLDRLTGPRPSWEHSRMIDRRRVAAVGHSIGGSAAASTMLADPRVDAGINMDGTFFERIPASGLGERPFMMLGTAFHSPGGEDESWDQGWQRLDGWKRWLGVEGSGHSSFTDVPVLEDRMDVTLDPTVTLTTDRQVTITRDYVGAFLDQHLRGRHQPLLDGPTQGNPEVVFNNP, via the coding sequence ATGACGATCAGACTCCGCAGACGAACCGCTGTCGCCGCACTCGCCGTCATGGCCGTGCTCGCCACGCCTGCCGTCTCCGCCCAGGCCTTATCCGCCCCCGCCCCCGCCGCGTCCACCACCACCACGGCGGAACAGCCCCGCCCGACCGGCCCCTACGCCGTGGGCGTCGACGTCCTTCACCTCACCGACCACAGCCGCGCCGACCCGTGGGTTCCGGAGTCCGGGGACCGCGAGCTGATGGTGTCGGTCCACCACCCCGCACGGGCGGGCGGCTCGGGGGCCTCCGCGCCCTACATGAGCACGAAGGAGGCCGAGGCCCTCCTGGCCGGCCTCGGACTGAGGGGCGACGCGCCGGCCCTGCTCAGCTCCCTCGCCACCCACGCACGTCCGGACGCGGCCGCCGCGCGGGGCCGGTTCCCCCTGGTGCTGCTCTCCCCCGGCTTCGGCAACCCCCGGGCGACCCTGACCTCCCTCGCGGAGGACCTGGCGAGCCGCGGCTATGTCGTGGCGAGCGTCGACCACGCCTACGAATCCCTGGGGACGGCTTTCCCCGGCGGACGGATCCCCACGTGCGCCGCCTGTGACGCGGTCGAGGCGGCGCCGGACGACGCGGCCGAACTGGAGGTGCTGAAGACGGTCTCCACCGGACGGGCCGCCGACCTCTCCTTCGTGCTCGACCGGCTCACCGGTCCTCGCCCCTCCTGGGAGCACTCGCGCATGATCGACCGGCGCCGGGTCGCCGCCGTCGGCCACTCCATCGGCGGCAGCGCCGCGGCCTCCACGATGCTCGCCGATCCCCGCGTCGACGCGGGGATCAACATGGACGGCACCTTCTTCGAGCGGATCCCCGCGTCCGGCCTGGGAGAGCGGCCCTTCATGATGCTGGGCACCGCCTTCCACTCCCCCGGAGGAGAGGACGAGTCCTGGGACCAGGGCTGGCAGCGGCTGGACGGCTGGAAGCGCTGGCTCGGCGTCGAGGGCTCCGGCCACTCCAGCTTCACGGACGTGCCCGTCCTGGAGGACCGTATGGACGTGACGCTGGACCCCACGGTCACGCTCACCACCGACCGGCAGGTCACCATCACCCGCGACTACGTCGGCGCGTTCCTCGACCAGCACCTGCGGGGACGCCACCAGCCCCTGCTGGACGGCCCCACGCAGGGCAATCCCGAGGTGGTCTTCAACAACCCCTGA
- a CDS encoding methyltransferase domain-containing protein — protein MSTAHTVRTYPDLVQDLADRGLLSARWRRVFDAVPRSLFIPADVWRQLPDRCEPVVGADDWLALVNSDEPVVTQLDDGAEDGPGVATSSNSQPSMVARMLGLLQAEDGHRVLEIGTGTGYVAALLSERLGDERVHSVELDPVVARQAAEFLAGAGYRPHLRVGDGEQPWPSAGPVDRLIATCALRYVPHALVRQVRTGGIVVAPLARDFWSGALVQLHVQEDGTALGPFCGGASYMPMRAHRVGPHQVDGEGGRARASGVDPARLLTLGFALYAGARLPGVRLTHQDTVDGARVWATREDGAAATAATGGDVLQYGPGLLWEDIEQAWLEYDALGRPGHEQFGLTVTGRGQRVWLRDPHEVIEPARA, from the coding sequence ATGAGCACGGCGCACACCGTCCGCACCTACCCGGACCTGGTCCAGGATCTCGCCGATCGCGGGTTGCTCAGTGCCCGCTGGCGGCGGGTCTTCGATGCCGTGCCGCGCAGCCTGTTCATCCCGGCGGACGTCTGGCGGCAGCTCCCCGACCGGTGTGAGCCGGTCGTCGGGGCGGACGACTGGCTTGCCCTGGTCAACAGTGACGAGCCGGTCGTGACCCAGCTAGACGACGGGGCCGAGGACGGACCGGGTGTCGCGACCTCGTCGAACAGCCAGCCGTCGATGGTTGCCCGGATGCTCGGTCTGCTCCAGGCCGAGGACGGGCACCGCGTGCTGGAGATCGGTACCGGCACCGGGTACGTGGCCGCGTTGCTCTCCGAGCGGCTCGGTGACGAGCGGGTCCACAGCGTCGAGCTGGACCCCGTCGTCGCGCGCCAGGCGGCGGAGTTCCTGGCGGGCGCGGGGTACCGGCCGCATCTGCGGGTCGGGGACGGCGAGCAGCCGTGGCCGAGTGCGGGGCCGGTGGACCGGCTGATCGCGACCTGCGCGCTCCGGTACGTCCCGCACGCCCTCGTCCGGCAGGTCAGGACCGGTGGGATCGTCGTCGCCCCGCTCGCGCGGGACTTCTGGTCCGGAGCCCTGGTCCAGCTGCATGTGCAGGAAGACGGCACCGCGCTCGGGCCGTTCTGCGGGGGTGCGTCGTACATGCCGATGCGCGCGCACCGCGTGGGCCCGCATCAGGTCGACGGGGAGGGGGGCCGGGCCCGTGCCTCGGGTGTGGACCCGGCCCGGCTCCTCACGCTCGGGTTCGCGCTGTACGCCGGGGCCCGGCTGCCCGGCGTACGGCTCACTCACCAGGACACCGTCGACGGCGCGCGGGTGTGGGCGACCCGGGAGGACGGGGCCGCCGCCACCGCCGCGACCGGAGGGGATGTCCTGCAGTACGGCCCCGGGCTGCTCTGGGAGGACATCGAGCAGGCCTGGCTGGAGTACGACGCCCTCGGCCGGCCCGGCCACGAACAGTTCGGGCTGACCGTGACCGGCAGGGGGCAGCGTGTCTGGCTCCGTGATCCCCACGAGGTGATCGAGCCCGCCCGGGCCTGA
- a CDS encoding HD domain-containing protein, with amino-acid sequence MADDLSAVGRFLYEAGTLKHTRRTGWWMAGVSDPESVAEHSWRTSLIASVIAELEGADPARAAFLAVWHDTQETRTGDVNHLGKKYAPAGDPQEVTADQTAGMPEVLASAIRGLVAEYEAKESPEAICARDADKLECMLQGIEYKAQGYENAQRWIDNSKGRLVTETGKRLADELLQQGTLDWLRTALGENGT; translated from the coding sequence GTGGCTGACGACCTGTCCGCAGTGGGGCGCTTCTTGTACGAGGCCGGCACGCTCAAGCACACCCGTCGAACCGGCTGGTGGATGGCTGGGGTCAGCGACCCGGAGAGCGTGGCCGAGCACTCGTGGCGCACCTCGTTGATCGCGTCGGTCATCGCCGAATTGGAAGGCGCCGACCCCGCGCGGGCCGCGTTCCTCGCGGTGTGGCACGACACCCAGGAGACCCGCACCGGGGACGTCAACCACCTGGGGAAGAAGTACGCACCCGCAGGCGACCCACAGGAGGTCACCGCCGATCAGACGGCGGGTATGCCCGAGGTCCTGGCCTCCGCCATCCGCGGCCTGGTCGCCGAGTACGAAGCCAAGGAATCGCCGGAGGCGATCTGCGCCCGGGACGCCGACAAGCTGGAGTGCATGCTCCAGGGCATCGAGTACAAGGCACAGGGCTACGAGAACGCACAGCGCTGGATCGACAACAGCAAGGGCCGCCTCGTCACGGAAACCGGAAAGCGGTTGGCCGACGAACTCCTCCAACAGGGCACGCTCGACTGGCTGCGCACCGCCCTCGGCGAGAACGGCACCTGA
- a CDS encoding dicarboxylate/amino acid:cation symporter, whose amino-acid sequence MSANPASTAETEAGKPSGSGFRLPSIPFWVQIVAGLVLGVLLGWLARSQDVSWLVTTLDKVGGIFVQLLKLAVAPLVFFAILVSITNLRKVNNAARLASRTLLWFMITSLIAVAIGLAIGLITNPGAGTGLTPKDGAKPENAGSWIDFLTGIVPTDVITPFTELNVLQIVFMAAVAGIAALQLGEKAKPILALSESILELLQKALWWVIRLAPIGTVGLIGYAIADYGWDLIGKYATFTADVYIGCAIVMFGVYPLLLATVAKVSPLQFFKGAWPAIQLAFVSRSSVGTMPVTQQVTERLGVPKNYASFAVPFGATTKMDGCAAIYPALAAIFIAQIFDVQLGIGDYILIAFVSVIGSAATAGLTGATVMLTLTLSTLGLPLEGVGLLLAIDPILDMMRTATNVAGQALVPVIVSAREKILDHDMYNSASASPVDEPEVEDAEPKGVPVAA is encoded by the coding sequence GTGTCCGCGAATCCCGCGTCCACCGCAGAGACCGAAGCCGGCAAGCCGTCCGGTTCCGGCTTCCGCCTGCCCAGCATCCCGTTCTGGGTGCAGATCGTCGCCGGTCTGGTCCTCGGCGTCCTGCTCGGCTGGCTCGCCCGCAGCCAGGACGTCAGCTGGCTCGTCACCACCCTCGACAAGGTCGGCGGCATCTTCGTCCAGTTGCTCAAGCTGGCCGTCGCGCCCCTCGTATTCTTCGCGATCCTGGTGTCGATCACCAACCTGCGCAAGGTCAACAACGCCGCCAGGCTGGCCTCCCGCACACTGCTCTGGTTCATGATCACCTCGCTGATCGCCGTGGCCATCGGCCTCGCGATCGGCCTGATCACCAACCCGGGCGCAGGCACCGGCCTCACCCCGAAGGACGGCGCCAAGCCCGAGAACGCCGGCTCCTGGATCGACTTCCTGACCGGCATCGTCCCCACGGACGTCATCACACCGTTCACCGAGCTGAACGTCCTGCAGATCGTCTTCATGGCCGCGGTCGCCGGCATCGCCGCGCTCCAGCTCGGTGAGAAGGCCAAGCCGATCCTCGCGCTCAGCGAGTCGATCCTGGAGCTCCTCCAGAAGGCCCTGTGGTGGGTCATCCGCCTCGCCCCGATCGGCACCGTCGGCCTCATCGGCTACGCGATCGCCGACTACGGCTGGGACCTGATCGGCAAGTACGCCACGTTCACCGCCGACGTGTACATCGGCTGCGCCATCGTGATGTTCGGCGTCTACCCGCTGCTGCTCGCCACGGTCGCCAAGGTCAGCCCGCTGCAGTTCTTCAAGGGCGCCTGGCCCGCGATCCAGCTGGCCTTCGTCTCCCGCTCCTCGGTCGGCACCATGCCGGTCACCCAGCAGGTCACCGAGCGTCTCGGCGTCCCGAAGAACTACGCGAGCTTCGCCGTCCCGTTCGGCGCCACGACGAAGATGGACGGCTGCGCCGCGATCTACCCGGCGCTGGCGGCGATCTTCATCGCGCAGATCTTCGACGTCCAGCTGGGCATCGGTGACTACATCCTGATCGCGTTCGTCTCGGTGATCGGCTCGGCGGCCACCGCCGGCCTCACCGGCGCCACGGTCATGCTGACCCTCACCCTGTCGACCCTGGGCCTCCCGCTGGAAGGCGTGGGCCTGCTGCTGGCCATCGACCCGATCCTGGACATGATGAGGACGGCGACGAACGTCGCGGGACAGGCTCTGGTCCCGGTGATCGTGTCGGCCCGCGAGAAGATTCTCGACCACGACATGTACAACTCGGCGTCGGCCTCTCCGGTCGACGAGCCCGAGGTCGAGGACGCGGAGCCGAAGGGCGTCCCCGTCGCGGCGTAA
- a CDS encoding DUF4229 domain-containing protein — protein MSAAKPSATIRYTAMRLLIFVGCFFVAGVAVHFGVLPSGVGGSNAVWVILLGLLLSAPLSFILLRKQRDEMSEQIISSVDRTKARLESNRTREDSVTQ, from the coding sequence GTGTCCGCTGCCAAGCCGAGCGCAACGATCCGGTACACCGCCATGCGCCTGCTGATTTTCGTCGGCTGCTTCTTCGTCGCCGGTGTGGCGGTCCACTTCGGCGTGCTGCCCTCGGGCGTCGGCGGCTCCAACGCCGTCTGGGTCATCCTCCTCGGCCTGCTGCTCTCCGCGCCCCTCAGCTTCATCCTGCTGCGCAAGCAGCGCGACGAGATGTCCGAGCAGATCATCTCGTCGGTCGACCGGACCAAGGCCAGGCTCGAGTCGAACCGGACCCGCGAGGACAGCGTCACCCAGTAG
- a CDS encoding GNAT family N-acetyltransferase, which yields MALTFEVDPAFDRPLRDGITALWVDVSNAGGAVGFVPPVTDHEVRPELVSHLIGMAEGRTHLIVGRDEDGTVAATAFLTHNTHRLMRHWIGAYTVMVHPRHQGKGFGRALMTATADAAQGIEGIDAIRLTCRGGTGADRFYASCGYKEVGRIPNAIRVADDDYRDDIIMLLPLLGR from the coding sequence ATGGCGCTTACATTTGAAGTGGATCCCGCGTTCGACCGGCCCCTGCGGGACGGCATCACCGCGCTCTGGGTCGACGTCAGCAACGCCGGCGGAGCCGTCGGCTTCGTGCCTCCCGTCACCGACCACGAGGTCCGGCCGGAGCTGGTCAGCCACCTCATCGGCATGGCCGAAGGCCGCACACACCTGATCGTCGGGAGGGACGAGGACGGCACGGTGGCCGCCACCGCCTTCCTCACCCACAACACCCACCGGCTCATGCGGCACTGGATCGGCGCCTACACGGTGATGGTGCACCCGCGCCACCAGGGCAAAGGCTTCGGGCGCGCACTGATGACGGCCACGGCCGACGCCGCCCAGGGGATCGAGGGCATCGACGCCATCCGGCTCACCTGCCGTGGCGGCACCGGCGCCGACCGCTTCTACGCCTCCTGCGGATACAAGGAGGTGGGCCGGATCCCCAACGCCATCCGGGTCGCCGACGACGACTACCGCGACGACATCATCATGCTGCTCCCGCTCCTCGGTCGGTAG
- the mqnE gene encoding aminofutalosine synthase MqnE has product MDAGLKRELEEKVRAGERLTREDGIALYESDDLAWLGGLAHEVRTRKNGDVVHFNVNRHLNMTNVCTASCAYCSFQRKPGEKDAYTMRIEEAVRLAKAMQGENLTELHIVNGLHPTLPWRYYPRSLSALKEALPEVALKAFTATEIHHFETISGLSASEILDELIDAGLESLTGGGAEIFDWEVRQHIVDHNTHWEDWSRIHRLAHEKGLKTPATMLYGHIEEPRHRVDHVLRLREMQDETGGFQVFIPLRYQHDFVDMKDGKVRNTLQARTSMATGAEALKTFAVSRLLFDNVPHVKVFWVMHGVQTAQLALQHGADDMDGSVVEYKITHDADDYGTPNKLGREDLLDLIRDAGFRPVERNTRYEILREYPGPDAGRRETPQPMRV; this is encoded by the coding sequence GTGGACGCGGGACTCAAGCGCGAGCTGGAGGAGAAGGTCCGGGCCGGCGAGCGGCTGACCCGCGAGGACGGGATCGCGCTCTACGAGTCCGACGACCTGGCCTGGCTCGGCGGGCTTGCCCACGAGGTGCGTACGAGGAAGAACGGCGACGTCGTCCACTTCAACGTCAACCGTCACCTCAACATGACCAACGTGTGCACCGCGTCCTGCGCGTACTGCTCGTTCCAGCGCAAGCCGGGCGAGAAGGACGCGTACACGATGCGCATCGAGGAGGCCGTCCGCCTCGCGAAGGCGATGCAGGGCGAGAACCTCACCGAGCTGCACATCGTCAACGGACTGCACCCCACCCTGCCGTGGCGTTACTACCCGCGCTCGCTCAGCGCGCTCAAGGAAGCCCTGCCGGAGGTGGCGCTCAAGGCGTTCACGGCGACGGAGATCCACCACTTCGAGACGATCTCCGGGCTCTCGGCGTCCGAGATCCTCGACGAGCTGATCGACGCCGGTCTGGAGTCGCTGACCGGCGGTGGCGCGGAGATCTTCGACTGGGAGGTCCGCCAGCACATCGTCGACCACAACACCCACTGGGAGGACTGGTCGCGCATCCACCGTCTCGCGCACGAGAAGGGTCTCAAGACCCCCGCGACGATGCTGTACGGGCACATCGAGGAGCCCCGTCACCGCGTCGACCACGTGCTGCGGCTGCGGGAGATGCAGGACGAGACCGGCGGCTTCCAGGTCTTCATCCCGCTGCGCTACCAGCACGACTTCGTGGACATGAAGGACGGCAAGGTCCGTAACACCCTCCAGGCGCGGACGTCGATGGCGACCGGCGCGGAGGCGCTCAAGACCTTCGCGGTCTCGCGGCTGCTCTTCGACAACGTCCCGCACGTCAAGGTGTTCTGGGTGATGCACGGCGTGCAGACCGCGCAGCTCGCACTCCAGCACGGTGCGGACGACATGGACGGATCGGTCGTCGAGTACAAGATCACGCACGACGCCGACGACTACGGCACCCCGAACAAGCTCGGCCGTGAGGACCTGCTGGACCTCATCCGGGACGCGGGCTTCCGGCCCGTTGAGCGCAACACCCGGTACGAGATCCTGCGCGAGTACCCGGGCCCGGACGCCGGGCGGCGCGAGACGCCGCAGCCGATGCGCGTCTGA
- a CDS encoding Lrp/AsnC family transcriptional regulator, which yields MDAVDRQLIQALRENGRASYAELGRLVGLSGPSVTDRINRLETAGVITGYRATVDAASLGLGVTALIGISLSDAADHEDVAHRLKDLAEIEDCWFIAGDDSFMLKVRVGDVDGLEKTIRRLSGTKGVSRTRTTVVLSTKWENRVGELPEEA from the coding sequence ATGGACGCGGTGGACAGGCAGCTCATCCAGGCCCTCAGAGAGAACGGCAGGGCCTCGTATGCCGAGCTGGGACGGCTCGTCGGGCTCTCCGGGCCCAGCGTCACCGACCGCATCAACCGGCTGGAAACCGCCGGGGTCATCACCGGATACCGCGCGACCGTCGACGCCGCCTCGCTCGGACTCGGCGTCACCGCGCTGATCGGGATCTCCCTCTCGGACGCCGCCGACCACGAGGACGTCGCGCACCGGCTGAAGGACCTCGCCGAGATCGAGGACTGCTGGTTCATCGCGGGCGACGACTCGTTCATGCTCAAGGTGCGCGTGGGTGACGTGGACGGGCTGGAGAAGACGATCCGCAGGCTCAGCGGCACGAAGGGCGTCTCCCGGACGCGTACGACGGTCGTCCTCTCCACCAAGTGGGAGAACCGGGTCGGGGAACTCCCCGAAGAGGCGTGA
- a CDS encoding UbiX family flavin prenyltransferase: MSQQQRRPWIVGVSGASGTPFAASVLRGLLAAGESVDLVVSRASRLTLLDETGIAFRDAHWQEDLRSWLARGADGKPDTFRPDIGGVRHWAAGDLAAGPSSGSYPAKGMLIVPASTACVAGVSLGLSKDLLQRAASVTLKERRKLVVAVRETPLSGQTLKQMVALDEAGAVVLPASPAFYAGATHIQDLVDFVAGRVLDAAGVPHQLYRRWEGELGAASRG; encoded by the coding sequence ATGAGTCAACAGCAGCGCAGGCCTTGGATTGTCGGGGTATCGGGCGCATCGGGCACGCCCTTCGCGGCCTCGGTGCTGCGTGGCCTTCTGGCCGCCGGGGAGAGTGTCGACCTGGTGGTCAGCCGTGCCTCGCGGCTGACACTCCTGGACGAGACGGGGATCGCCTTCCGTGACGCCCACTGGCAGGAGGACCTGCGCAGCTGGCTGGCGCGGGGCGCGGACGGGAAGCCGGACACCTTCCGGCCGGACATCGGGGGTGTGCGGCACTGGGCGGCCGGGGATCTGGCGGCCGGACCGTCGTCGGGGTCCTATCCGGCGAAGGGGATGCTCATCGTCCCGGCGTCGACGGCGTGTGTGGCCGGGGTGTCGCTCGGGCTCTCGAAGGATCTGCTGCAGCGGGCCGCGAGCGTGACGCTCAAGGAGCGGCGGAAACTGGTCGTCGCCGTGCGCGAGACGCCGCTGAGCGGCCAGACACTGAAGCAGATGGTCGCGCTCGACGAGGCGGGCGCCGTGGTGCTGCCCGCCTCTCCGGCGTTCTACGCGGGGGCGACGCACATCCAGGACCTGGTGGACTTCGTCGCCGGGCGGGTGCTGGACGCGGCGGGGGTGCCGCACCAGCTGTACCGCAGGTGGGAAGGGGAGCTCGGCGCCGCCTCCCGGGGATGA